The Manihot esculenta cultivar AM560-2 chromosome 11, M.esculenta_v8, whole genome shotgun sequence genome includes a region encoding these proteins:
- the LOC110626327 gene encoding LRR receptor-like serine/threonine-protein kinase IOS1 isoform X2, giving the protein MEIKFLVLGFFSLAILQAQGQDQSDFISLDCGLPANTSYSDEKTSLYYISDAYFIYSGVARSLPPEFSTNSIDRQLWYVRSFPQGIRNCYNVTVTANTKYLIRATFMYGNYDNLNQLPEFDLHIGPNKWVTVQIQNTSTPVIEEIIYDASVSYICICLVNINSETPFISALELRPLRNTTYVTQSGAGALALIGQRLDLGSISNQDHVRYPYDIFDRFWYPFHLIQLTDISTNLTIDVGSHNDYQPPPIVMRSAVIPANSSNPLQLSIGDSVKYKNFQFYMYMHFADVVKLEANQSRKFNISRNGTIWFGPIIPLYLYTSTAYSQSAITGGDYLFSLFKVDGSTLPPLLNAVEVYYLIELLQSETSRPDIDAIMSIKSTYGISRNWQGDPCAPQEYVWDGLNCSYNGTAPIITSLNLSSSGLTGEIASDIANLKSLRSLDLSNNSLIGPVPDFLSKLVSLEVLNLTGNRLTGRIPVDLLKRRQNGLLLLSVDGNPELCALDSCNDNNKKNYVVPVTVSVSALFAIVAAISLAICLKRRKKQAAGTYIYNFSLVINISTSSQYSYLHITVAGEMMEAQARILESRKRQFTYSKVLEMTNNFERVLGRGGFGTVYHGLLGDTEVAVKTLSPSSVQGYKEFQAEVKLLLRVHHKNLTTLVGYCEEPSHMVLIYEYMANGDLKHHLSGDDPVNILSWEERLRIAIGAAQGLEYLHNGCKPPIVHRDVKTTNILLDSNFQAKLADFGLSRIFPTEDGSHVSTTVAGTPGYLDPEYHVTNWLTEKSDVYSYGVVLLEIITSRPVIAKTGDRTHLSTWVSSMLDKGDIKTISDPRLLGDFDTNSVWKVTELAMACVSEISAERPTMSQVLVELNECLATETARTREGRSQSNSNSIEFTNVDLSSGLFPQPR; this is encoded by the exons ATGGAGATCAAATTTCTTGTCCTTGGTTTTTTTTCACTTGCAATTCTGCAGGCTCAGGGCCAGGATCAATCAG ACTTTATCAGCCTTGACTGTGGGTTGCCAGCAAATACTAGCTATTCTGATGAAAAAACCAGCCTATATTACATTTCAGATGCGTACTTCATTTACAGCGGCGTAGCTAGGAGCTTGCCACCTGAATTCAGTACAAATAGCATTGACAGGCAGCTTTGGTACGTCAGGAGCTTTCCTCAGGGCATCAGAAATTGCTACAACGTAACGGTTACTGCAAATACCAAATATTTGATCAGAGCCACTTTTATGTATGGAAATTACGATAATTTAAATCAGCTGCCGGAATTTGACCTGCACATAGGACCTAACAAATGGGTTACAGTGCAAATACAAAATACATCCACTCCTGTAATAGAGGAGATCATATATGATGCTTCAGTGAGTTACATATGTATATGTCTTGTAAATATAAACTCTGAAACTCCATTTATTTCAGCATTGGAATTAAGGCCTTTGAGAAATACTACGTATGTAACTCAGTCTGGAGCTGGAGCGCTTGCCTTAATCGGACAACGGCTGGACCTTGGTTCAATAAGTAATCAAGATCATGTCAG GTATCCTTATGATATCTTTGATCGTTTCTGGTATCCCTTTCATTTAATCCAACTGACAGACATAAGTACCAATCTCACTATTGATGTCGGAAGCCATAACGATTACCAGCCGCCGCCAATCGTGATGAGGAGCGCAGTTATACCAGCAAACAGCAGCAATCCCTTGCAACTATCCATAGGCGATAGCGTGAAATACAAAAATTTCCAATTTTATATGTACATGCACTTCGCCGATGTTGTGAAGCTTGAAGCTAACCAGTCGCGTAAATTCAACATTTCTCGAAATGGAACCATCTGGTTCGGACCTATTATTCCTCTTTACTTGTATACAAGCACTGCATACAGCCAATCAGCCATCACTGGAGGAGACTATCTCTTTTCCCTCTTCAAAGTTGATGGGTCAACTCTGCCGCCTCTTCTTAATGCAGTTGAAGTTTATTACTTGATTGAGCTCTTACAATCAGAAACAAGCAGACCTGATA TTGACGCAATCATGAGCATCAAGTCAACGTATGGAATAAGCAGAAACTGGCAAGGAGATCCATGTGCTCCTCAGGAGTATGTGTGGGATGGTCTTAACTGCAGCTATAATGGGACAGCACCTATAATCACATCACT GAACTTATCCTCCAGCGGATTGACAGGTGAGATAGCTTCTGATATAGCCAATCTGAAATCGCTAAGATCTCT GGACTTATCAAACAATAGTTTAATTGGACCTGTGCCTGATTTTCTCTCTAAGTTGGTGTCCTTGGAAGTACT AAACCTGACAGGCAACAGGCTCACAGGTAGAATTCCAGTTGACCTCTTAAAGAGAAGGCAAAATGGCTTGCTATTGCTAAG TGTTGACGGAAATCCAGAACTTTGTGCATTGGATTCATGCAATGATAATAACAAGAAGAATTACGTTGTTCCAGTAACAGTATCGGTTTCTGCATTATTTGCGATAGTAGCAGCAATATCACTGGCAATATGCcttaaaagaagaaagaaacaagCAGCAGGTACATATATTTATAACTTTAGTTtagtaataaatatttcaaCCTCATCACAATATTCCTATTTACACATTACAGTAGCTGGTGAGATGATGGAAGCTCAAGCGAGGATATTAGAGTCAAGAAAACGACAATTCACCTACTCTAAAGTCCTGGAAATGACCAATAACTTTGAAAGAGTTCTTGGCAGGGGAGGATTTGGAACCGTTTACCATGGCCTCTTGGGTGATACTGAAGTAGCTGTAAAGACGCTTTCTCCATCCTCAGTTCAAGGCTACAAAGAGTTCCAGGCCGAG GTTAAACTTCTTTTGAGAGTTCATCACAAAAACTTGACTACCCTCGTCGGATACTGCGAGGAACCCAGCCATATGGTGCTCATCTATGAATACATGGCCAATGGAGACTTAAAACACCATCTCTCAG GCGATGACCCAGTAAATATCTTAAGCTGGGAGGAGAGACTTCGAATAGCCATTGGCGCAGCACAAG GATTGGAGTATCTTCACAATGGCTGCAAGCCGCCAATTGTGCACAGAGACGTGAAGACTACAAACATCTTGTTGGACAGTAATTTCCAAGCCAAATTAGCTGATTTTGGGCTGTCCAGAATTTTTCCAACCGAAGATGGCTCTCATGTGTCGACAACTGTTGCTGGCACTCCAGGCTACCTGGATCCCGA GTACCATGTAACAAACTGGTTGACTGAAAAAAGcgatgtttatagttatggagTTGTTCTTCTAGAGATCATTACAAGCCGACCAGTGATTGCCAAAACTGGTGACAGGACTCATCTGAGCACTTGGGTTAGTTCCATGCTTGACAAAGGAGATATTAAGACCATTTCTGATCCAAGATTGCTTGGAGATTTCGACACTAATTCTGTCTGGAAAGTTACAGAACTTGCAATGGCTTGCGTTTCTGAAATTTCTGCTGAAAGACCAACTATGAGCCAAGTGTTGGTGGAACTGAACGAGTGTTTAGCAACAGAGACGGCTCGAACAAGAGAGGGACGTAGTCAATCAAATAGTAATTCTATTGAATTTACGAACGTGGATCTGTCTTCTGGACTATTTCCCCAGCCAAGGTAG
- the LOC110626327 gene encoding putative leucine-rich repeat receptor-like serine/threonine-protein kinase At2g04300 isoform X1 — MSIKSTYGISRNWQGDPCAPQEYVWDGLNCSYNGTAPIITSLNLSSSGLTGEIASDIANLKSLRSLDLSNNSLIGPVPDFLSKLVSLEVLNLTGNRLTGRIPVDLLKRRQNGLLLLSVDGNPELCALDSCNDNNKKNYVVPVTVSVSALFAIVAAISLAICLKRRKKQAAVAGEMMEAQARILESRKRQFTYSKVLEMTNNFERVLGRGGFGTVYHGLLGDTEVAVKTLSPSSVQGYKEFQAEVKLLLRVHHKNLTTLVGYCEEPSHMVLIYEYMANGDLKHHLSGDDPVNILSWEERLRIAIGAAQGLEYLHNGCKPPIVHRDVKTTNILLDSNFQAKLADFGLSRIFPTEDGSHVSTTVAGTPGYLDPEYHVTNWLTEKSDVYSYGVVLLEIITSRPVIAKTGDRTHLSTWVSSMLDKGDIKTISDPRLLGDFDTNSVWKVTELAMACVSEISAERPTMSQVLVELNECLATETARTREGRSQSNSNSIEFTNVDLSSGLFPQPR, encoded by the exons ATGAGCATCAAGTCAACGTATGGAATAAGCAGAAACTGGCAAGGAGATCCATGTGCTCCTCAGGAGTATGTGTGGGATGGTCTTAACTGCAGCTATAATGGGACAGCACCTATAATCACATCACT GAACTTATCCTCCAGCGGATTGACAGGTGAGATAGCTTCTGATATAGCCAATCTGAAATCGCTAAGATCTCT GGACTTATCAAACAATAGTTTAATTGGACCTGTGCCTGATTTTCTCTCTAAGTTGGTGTCCTTGGAAGTACT AAACCTGACAGGCAACAGGCTCACAGGTAGAATTCCAGTTGACCTCTTAAAGAGAAGGCAAAATGGCTTGCTATTGCTAAG TGTTGACGGAAATCCAGAACTTTGTGCATTGGATTCATGCAATGATAATAACAAGAAGAATTACGTTGTTCCAGTAACAGTATCGGTTTCTGCATTATTTGCGATAGTAGCAGCAATATCACTGGCAATATGCcttaaaagaagaaagaaacaagCAGCAG TAGCTGGTGAGATGATGGAAGCTCAAGCGAGGATATTAGAGTCAAGAAAACGACAATTCACCTACTCTAAAGTCCTGGAAATGACCAATAACTTTGAAAGAGTTCTTGGCAGGGGAGGATTTGGAACCGTTTACCATGGCCTCTTGGGTGATACTGAAGTAGCTGTAAAGACGCTTTCTCCATCCTCAGTTCAAGGCTACAAAGAGTTCCAGGCCGAG GTTAAACTTCTTTTGAGAGTTCATCACAAAAACTTGACTACCCTCGTCGGATACTGCGAGGAACCCAGCCATATGGTGCTCATCTATGAATACATGGCCAATGGAGACTTAAAACACCATCTCTCAG GCGATGACCCAGTAAATATCTTAAGCTGGGAGGAGAGACTTCGAATAGCCATTGGCGCAGCACAAG GATTGGAGTATCTTCACAATGGCTGCAAGCCGCCAATTGTGCACAGAGACGTGAAGACTACAAACATCTTGTTGGACAGTAATTTCCAAGCCAAATTAGCTGATTTTGGGCTGTCCAGAATTTTTCCAACCGAAGATGGCTCTCATGTGTCGACAACTGTTGCTGGCACTCCAGGCTACCTGGATCCCGA GTACCATGTAACAAACTGGTTGACTGAAAAAAGcgatgtttatagttatggagTTGTTCTTCTAGAGATCATTACAAGCCGACCAGTGATTGCCAAAACTGGTGACAGGACTCATCTGAGCACTTGGGTTAGTTCCATGCTTGACAAAGGAGATATTAAGACCATTTCTGATCCAAGATTGCTTGGAGATTTCGACACTAATTCTGTCTGGAAAGTTACAGAACTTGCAATGGCTTGCGTTTCTGAAATTTCTGCTGAAAGACCAACTATGAGCCAAGTGTTGGTGGAACTGAACGAGTGTTTAGCAACAGAGACGGCTCGAACAAGAGAGGGACGTAGTCAATCAAATAGTAATTCTATTGAATTTACGAACGTGGATCTGTCTTCTGGACTATTTCCCCAGCCAAGGTAG